A region of Aliivibrio fischeri DNA encodes the following proteins:
- the leuS gene encoding leucine--tRNA ligase, which produces MQEQYNPQDLEQKIQKHWDDNKTFVVTEDANKEKFYCLSMFPYPSGRLHMGHVRNYTIGDVVSRYQRLQGKNVMQPIGWDAFGLPAENAAVKNKTAPAPWTYENIEYMKNQLKLLGFGYDWNREFATCTPEYYRWEQEFFTKLYNKGLVYKKTSSVNWCPNDQTVLANEQVEDGCCWRCDTPVEQKKIPQWFIKITEYAQELLDDLDNLDGWPEMVKTMQRNWIGRSEGVELSFAVNGETSPLEVYTTRPDTLMGVTYVGIAAGHPLAEKASQNNPELAAFVEECRNTKVAEAELATMEKKGMDTGLRAIHPLNGREVPVFVANFVLMDYGTGAVMAVPAHDQRDFEFATKYGLDIIPVIKPEDGSNLDVSEAAYTEKGVLFDSGEFDGLAFQEAFDAIAAKLEAEGKGKKTVNFRLRDWGVSRQRYWGAPIPMVTTEDGEVHPVPADQLPVILPEDVVMDGVTSPIKADKEWAKTTFNGEPALRETDTFDTFMESSWYYARYCSPQADDILDPEKANYWLPVDQYIGGIEHACMHLLYSRFFHKLLRDAGYVTSDEPFKQLLCQGMVLADAFYYTNDKGGKEWVAPTDVTIERDGKGRIEKAVDDQGREVEHSGMIKMSKSKNNGIDPQEMVDKYGADTVRLFMMFASPADMTLEWQESGVEGANRFLKRVWKLVHEHTNKGTTEALDTSSLTGVQKALRRDVHKTIAKVSDDIGRRQTFNTAIAAIMELMNKLNKAPQESAQDRALLDEALKAVVAMLYPMTPHASFAMWEALGESDLDSATWPTFDENALVEDEKTIVVMINGKLRAKLVVAADATEEYVRELGLKDENAMKFLDGLTIRKVIYVPGKLLNIVAN; this is translated from the coding sequence GTTGGGATGCGTTTGGTCTTCCTGCTGAAAATGCGGCTGTTAAAAATAAAACCGCTCCAGCACCTTGGACTTATGAAAATATCGAGTACATGAAGAACCAACTTAAGCTATTAGGCTTTGGTTACGACTGGAACCGTGAATTTGCAACATGTACTCCTGAGTACTACCGTTGGGAACAAGAGTTCTTCACAAAACTGTACAACAAAGGTCTAGTTTACAAGAAAACCTCTTCTGTAAACTGGTGTCCTAATGACCAAACGGTTCTGGCTAACGAACAAGTTGAAGATGGTTGTTGTTGGCGTTGTGATACCCCTGTTGAACAAAAGAAAATTCCACAGTGGTTCATTAAAATTACTGAATACGCACAAGAGCTTCTTGATGATCTAGATAACCTTGATGGTTGGCCTGAAATGGTTAAAACCATGCAACGTAACTGGATTGGCCGCTCTGAAGGTGTTGAACTTTCATTTGCTGTTAATGGCGAAACCTCTCCTTTAGAAGTATATACTACACGTCCTGATACGCTAATGGGCGTAACTTACGTTGGTATTGCAGCTGGTCACCCTCTTGCAGAGAAAGCATCTCAAAATAACCCTGAGTTAGCCGCTTTTGTTGAAGAGTGCCGCAACACTAAAGTTGCTGAAGCAGAATTAGCAACAATGGAAAAGAAAGGCATGGACACTGGTCTACGTGCTATTCACCCATTAAATGGTCGTGAAGTACCAGTATTTGTTGCTAACTTCGTATTAATGGATTACGGCACAGGTGCGGTAATGGCGGTTCCTGCTCACGATCAACGTGACTTTGAATTTGCAACTAAATACGGCCTAGATATTATCCCTGTAATCAAACCAGAAGATGGTTCTAATTTAGATGTATCTGAAGCAGCATACACTGAAAAAGGTGTTCTATTCGATTCAGGTGAATTCGACGGTCTTGCTTTCCAAGAAGCATTCGATGCTATCGCAGCGAAACTTGAAGCTGAAGGCAAAGGTAAGAAAACAGTAAACTTCCGTCTACGTGACTGGGGTGTATCTCGTCAACGTTACTGGGGTGCTCCAATCCCAATGGTAACAACTGAAGATGGTGAAGTTCACCCAGTACCTGCTGACCAATTACCAGTAATTCTTCCTGAAGACGTAGTAATGGATGGCGTTACTAGTCCAATTAAAGCAGACAAAGAGTGGGCTAAAACAACATTTAACGGCGAGCCAGCTCTACGTGAAACAGATACGTTCGATACCTTTATGGAATCATCTTGGTACTATGCACGTTACTGTTCACCACAAGCTGACGATATCCTAGATCCAGAAAAAGCAAACTACTGGTTACCAGTAGACCAATACATTGGTGGTATCGAGCACGCTTGTATGCACCTATTGTATTCTCGCTTCTTCCATAAGCTTCTACGTGATGCGGGTTATGTTACTTCTGACGAACCATTCAAGCAGCTTTTATGTCAAGGTATGGTACTTGCGGATGCATTCTACTACACCAACGACAAAGGCGGTAAAGAGTGGGTTGCTCCTACGGATGTAACTATCGAGCGTGATGGTAAAGGTCGTATCGAGAAAGCCGTTGATGACCAAGGTCGTGAAGTTGAACACTCAGGCATGATCAAAATGTCTAAGTCTAAAAACAACGGTATCGACCCACAAGAAATGGTAGACAAATACGGTGCTGATACCGTTCGTCTATTCATGATGTTTGCTTCACCAGCAGACATGACACTTGAATGGCAAGAGTCTGGCGTTGAGGGTGCAAACCGTTTCCTTAAACGTGTATGGAAACTGGTTCACGAGCACACAAACAAAGGCACAACTGAAGCGCTAGATACATCATCACTAACAGGTGTTCAAAAAGCACTTCGTCGTGACGTTCACAAAACAATCGCAAAAGTAAGTGATGATATTGGCCGTCGTCAAACATTCAATACAGCAATCGCTGCTATTATGGAATTGATGAACAAGCTAAACAAAGCACCTCAAGAATCAGCACAAGATCGTGCTCTTCTTGATGAAGCACTAAAAGCGGTTGTTGCTATGCTTTACCCAATGACACCACACGCAAGTTTTGCAATGTGGGAAGCACTAGGTGAATCAGATTTAGATTCTGCAACATGGCCAACATTCGATGAGAATGCACTAGTTGAAGATGAAAAAACAATCGTAGTAATGATCAACGGTAAACTTCGTGCAAAACTGGTTGTTGCAGCTGATGCAACAGAAGAGTATGTACGTGAACTGGGTCTAAAAGACGAAAACGCAATGAAGTTCCTAGATGGCTTAACGATTCGTAAAGTTATCTACGTACCTGGTAAGTTATTAAACATCGTTGCGAACTAA
- the ybeD gene encoding DUF493 family protein YbeD, whose protein sequence is MQEQPKLKDLLEFPCKFTYKAVGLAHEELPELVLEVIQRHAPGDYTPAVKPSGKGNYHSVSVSITATSIEQVETLYKELAEIEIVRMVL, encoded by the coding sequence ATGCAAGAGCAACCAAAGCTAAAAGATCTTCTAGAATTCCCATGTAAATTTACTTACAAAGCCGTTGGCCTTGCTCATGAAGAGCTACCTGAGCTTGTTCTTGAAGTAATCCAACGTCATGCTCCTGGCGATTACACACCAGCAGTAAAGCCAAGTGGCAAAGGTAACTACCACTCAGTATCTGTAAGCATTACAGCAACCTCTATTGAGCAAGTAGAAACGCTTTATAAAGAACTAGCGGAAATCGAAATCGTTCGTATGGTTCTGTAA
- the rodA gene encoding rod shape-determining protein RodA — translation MRVDIASGKNRDFFHRIHLDLPLLLGILLLMACALVIMYSASGQSLLMMDKQAMRMLLSLGVMFFLAQISPRAYEAAAPYVFTIGIFLLLGVLLFGEASKGAQRWLNFGFVRFQPSELIKLAVPLMVARYIGNKPLPPTVRTLFFALLMVFVPTIMIAKQPDLGTSILIAASGIFVIFLAGISWKIITAAAVAVGAFIPILWFFLMRPYQKVRVQTLFNPESDPLGAGYHIIQSKIAIGSGGLLGKGWLHGTQSQLEFIPERHTDFIFAVIAEEWGLIGVIALLTLYLFIIGRGLFLASQAQTAFGRMMGGSIVLSFFVYIFVNIGMVSGILPVVGVPLPLVSYGGTSMVTLMAGFGILMSIHTHRKIHSKAN, via the coding sequence ATGAGAGTTGATATTGCATCAGGAAAGAATCGCGACTTTTTTCATCGTATCCATTTAGATTTACCACTATTGCTAGGCATTTTATTATTGATGGCATGTGCCTTAGTTATTATGTATAGCGCTAGTGGTCAAAGCTTATTGATGATGGATAAGCAAGCAATGAGAATGTTGCTTTCTTTGGGTGTCATGTTCTTTCTTGCACAAATATCACCAAGAGCCTACGAAGCCGCAGCTCCCTATGTTTTCACTATAGGAATTTTCCTATTATTAGGGGTTCTCCTTTTTGGAGAGGCGTCAAAAGGCGCTCAACGATGGTTGAACTTCGGCTTTGTTCGATTTCAACCATCAGAACTTATCAAATTAGCCGTACCATTAATGGTGGCTCGTTATATCGGCAATAAACCATTACCGCCAACCGTTAGAACTCTATTTTTTGCTCTATTAATGGTCTTTGTTCCGACCATTATGATTGCTAAACAACCAGATCTAGGCACTTCTATACTGATTGCAGCATCGGGTATCTTCGTTATTTTTCTAGCAGGTATCAGTTGGAAAATAATCACAGCAGCAGCAGTTGCCGTTGGCGCTTTTATCCCTATTTTATGGTTCTTCTTGATGCGACCTTATCAAAAAGTTCGTGTTCAAACATTATTTAACCCTGAATCCGATCCACTTGGTGCTGGTTATCATATTATTCAATCCAAGATAGCTATTGGTTCTGGCGGCCTATTAGGAAAAGGATGGTTACACGGAACCCAATCTCAACTCGAATTCATACCAGAGCGACATACCGATTTCATTTTTGCAGTGATTGCTGAAGAATGGGGACTTATTGGTGTTATCGCTTTGCTTACACTTTACCTATTTATTATTGGTCGTGGTTTATTCTTAGCAAGCCAAGCACAAACTGCATTTGGACGAATGATGGGAGGAAGTATTGTACTAAGCTTCTTTGTTTATATTTTTGTAAACATTGGCATGGTAAGTGGTATTCTTCCAGTTGTTGGTGTCCCTCTTCCATTAGTTAGTTACGGCGGAACATCCATGGTTACCCTAATGGCAGGTTTTGGTATTCTAATGTCAATCCACACTCATAGAAAAATTCACTCAAAGGCAAATTAA
- the rlmH gene encoding 23S rRNA (pseudouridine(1915)-N(3))-methyltransferase RlmH, which produces MKIQLIAVGTKMPKWVEEGYKEYSRRFPKDMPLELVEITAGKRGKNADIARILQKEGEAMLAAVPKGNRIVTLDIPGKRWDTEQLAEQLEAWKLDARDVSILIGGPEGLAPSCKAAADQSWSLSPLTLPHPLVRVVMAESLYRAWSITANHPYHRE; this is translated from the coding sequence ATGAAAATTCAGTTAATCGCTGTTGGAACTAAAATGCCTAAATGGGTTGAAGAAGGCTACAAAGAATACAGCCGACGCTTCCCTAAAGATATGCCTCTTGAACTCGTAGAAATCACAGCAGGAAAACGTGGTAAAAATGCCGACATAGCTCGAATCCTTCAAAAAGAAGGTGAAGCAATGCTTGCTGCTGTTCCTAAAGGCAACCGTATCGTAACCCTTGATATTCCTGGAAAACGCTGGGATACAGAGCAATTAGCAGAACAACTGGAAGCTTGGAAATTAGACGCTCGTGATGTATCTATTTTAATAGGTGGCCCTGAAGGTTTGGCTCCTTCATGTAAGGCAGCGGCCGATCAAAGCTGGTCTTTATCACCACTAACCCTCCCTCACCCTCTGGTTCGAGTTGTCATGGCTGAAAGCCTATATCGAGCATGGAGTATTACGGCAAATCATCCTTACCATAGAGAATAA
- the rsfS gene encoding ribosome silencing factor, giving the protein MQDKELHDFLFNNVDDMKAENITTLDVRGKSSITDFMIVCTGTSKRHVSSIASNVSDKAKEAGLMPYGIDGEAEGEWVVVDMGNVMVHILQEEHRELYQLEKLWS; this is encoded by the coding sequence TTGCAAGATAAAGAACTCCATGATTTTCTATTCAACAACGTTGATGATATGAAAGCTGAAAACATAACAACTCTTGATGTTCGTGGTAAATCAAGCATTACCGATTTTATGATCGTATGTACAGGAACATCTAAGCGTCATGTAAGCTCTATTGCATCAAATGTATCAGACAAAGCAAAAGAAGCTGGCCTAATGCCTTATGGGATTGATGGTGAAGCAGAAGGCGAATGGGTTGTTGTCGATATGGGAAATGTTATGGTTCATATCCTACAAGAAGAACACCGTGAGTTATACCAACTAGAAAAACTGTGGAGCTAA
- the lptE gene encoding LPS assembly lipoprotein LptE, which produces MTSACGFHLRGDYLLPDEVHEISLTSFDQYSSLTRDVQKQLRMNGIRQVAPTTVTPSLDLISENLNERTLSLYQNSRAAEKELTYNVRYSVLIPGHDLKTYTTTVNRNYLDNPLTALAKSVERDMIEEEMRTQAAEQILRQMARLKADDAPVETSDVITHDDETESKVTTKEVIKSMSTTAETTQ; this is translated from the coding sequence ATGACTTCAGCCTGTGGGTTTCACCTACGTGGCGATTATTTATTACCAGATGAAGTTCATGAAATATCATTAACAAGTTTTGACCAATACAGTTCACTAACTCGTGATGTTCAAAAGCAACTTCGCATGAATGGTATCCGTCAGGTGGCACCAACAACGGTGACTCCAAGTTTAGATTTAATCAGTGAAAATCTAAATGAGCGTACTTTATCACTTTATCAAAACAGCCGTGCGGCCGAAAAAGAACTTACTTACAATGTTCGCTATAGCGTTTTAATTCCGGGCCATGATTTAAAAACATATACAACAACGGTAAACCGTAATTATCTTGATAACCCACTAACAGCCTTAGCAAAATCGGTTGAACGAGATATGATCGAAGAAGAGATGCGAACTCAAGCAGCAGAGCAGATTTTACGCCAAATGGCGCGTTTAAAAGCAGATGATGCACCAGTGGAAACAAGCGATGTAATTACGCACGATGATGAAACTGAAAGTAAAGTGACAACGAAAGAAGTCATAAAATCAATGAGCACTACAGCTGAAACAACTCAATAA
- a CDS encoding septal ring lytic transglycosylase RlpA family protein — MRILLLVVSLILAGCASEPPKNSSDEPNAGRYQIDNDIAPDMPISVEHIEDAHPRYEPKSLYGNKDYTLLGKDYPIVKEPKGFTQEGISSWYGKKFHGHKTSNGEVYDMYSMSAAHKTLPLPSYVKVTNKDNGKTAIVRVNDRGPFHEGRIIDLSFAAAAKLDVLKTGTANVKIEYISVAKPTNPQEWHAIDPNQYHIQMVAVKNEQSADKIAKKLEAQFNAPTNIIKSGNVYRVRLGPFIDRDRADKTLIEAKNGQYTSAFIIQELKK; from the coding sequence ATGCGCATACTTCTACTTGTCGTATCTCTTATATTAGCAGGTTGTGCTTCTGAGCCACCAAAAAACTCTAGTGATGAACCAAATGCTGGTCGTTATCAAATAGATAATGATATTGCACCTGATATGCCAATTTCAGTTGAACATATCGAAGATGCTCACCCTCGCTATGAGCCAAAAAGTTTGTATGGCAATAAAGATTACACCTTATTAGGCAAAGATTACCCGATAGTGAAAGAACCCAAAGGGTTTACTCAAGAAGGAATAAGTTCTTGGTATGGTAAAAAATTTCACGGCCATAAAACATCAAATGGCGAAGTGTATGATATGTATTCAATGAGTGCTGCTCATAAAACACTGCCACTTCCAAGTTATGTAAAAGTAACTAACAAAGACAATGGAAAAACAGCCATTGTTCGAGTCAATGACCGTGGACCTTTTCATGAAGGTCGAATCATAGACTTAAGTTTTGCAGCTGCCGCCAAACTTGATGTATTAAAAACCGGTACAGCAAATGTTAAAATTGAATATATTTCTGTAGCTAAACCGACTAACCCACAAGAATGGCACGCAATAGATCCGAATCAATATCATATCCAAATGGTCGCCGTTAAAAATGAGCAAAGTGCGGATAAAATAGCAAAGAAACTAGAAGCTCAATTTAATGCTCCAACAAACATTATAAAATCAGGCAATGTTTACCGTGTTCGTTTAGGGCCTTTTATTGATAGAGACAGAGCAGATAAAACATTGATCGAAGCAAAAAATGGACAATATACTTCAGCGTTTATCATCCAAGAATTGAAGAAATAA
- the holA gene encoding DNA polymerase III subunit delta, with translation MRVFPEQLAQNLERGLRQCYLLFGNEPLLKQESLDAIRQAAFAQGFEEKHQFTLDKQLDWNNVFDCTQALSLFSSRQIIELTIPDTGMTTAHTSKLKELVPTLHDDIILLLQGPRVNKAQENTQWFKALTQLGLFIPCNTPDNQQLPRFIQQRCKKLKLKPDAEAIQMLAQWHEGNLLALAQSLDKLALLYPDGLLTLIRIEEALNRNNHFTPFQLVDTLLSGQAKRAQRILRQLESEGTEVIILLRTLQKELLLLQTFQYSLSQGEAMFTVFDRYKVWQNRRALYQAALQRLSITQIKQLIRLLAQIEIATKTDYDSDCWPQLSQLTLDMCNIHISVTSNVSH, from the coding sequence ATGCGTGTATTCCCTGAACAATTAGCTCAAAACTTAGAACGTGGGCTACGTCAATGCTATTTGCTGTTTGGTAATGAGCCTCTGTTAAAACAAGAAAGCCTTGATGCAATTCGCCAGGCGGCATTTGCTCAAGGTTTTGAAGAAAAGCACCAATTTACACTGGATAAGCAGTTAGATTGGAATAACGTATTTGATTGTACTCAAGCGTTAAGCCTTTTTTCATCTAGACAAATAATAGAGCTAACCATTCCTGATACTGGAATGACAACCGCACATACAAGCAAGCTAAAAGAACTCGTACCAACACTGCATGACGATATAATTTTATTGTTACAAGGCCCAAGAGTTAATAAAGCTCAAGAAAACACCCAGTGGTTTAAGGCGTTAACGCAGTTAGGTTTATTTATTCCATGTAATACACCTGACAATCAGCAGTTACCTCGTTTTATCCAACAACGTTGTAAAAAGTTAAAGCTAAAACCTGATGCAGAAGCGATTCAAATGCTTGCCCAATGGCACGAAGGCAATTTATTAGCACTTGCTCAAAGCCTAGATAAATTAGCCCTTTTATATCCTGATGGCTTACTAACGTTAATTCGAATAGAAGAAGCCTTAAATAGAAACAATCATTTTACGCCGTTTCAATTAGTCGACACGTTATTATCAGGTCAAGCCAAACGTGCACAACGCATTCTTCGTCAACTTGAAAGTGAAGGAACAGAAGTCATCATTCTTCTGCGCACATTGCAAAAAGAGCTACTGTTACTACAAACATTCCAATATTCGCTATCTCAAGGCGAAGCAATGTTTACTGTTTTTGATCGATATAAAGTATGGCAAAACCGCCGAGCACTATATCAAGCAGCTTTACAGCGCTTATCAATAACTCAAATAAAACAATTAATTCGCTTACTTGCACAGATCGAAATAGCGACAAAAACAGACTATGACAGTGATTGCTGGCCACAACTTAGCCAACTAACGCTAGATATGTGCAATATTCACATTTCGGTGACATCGAACGTCTCTCATTAA
- a CDS encoding serine hydrolase produces MKNSAKQLKRLILSSFILGSTVAVAAPAVIPNAPQIAAKGYVLMDYHSGKVLAEKDMNVRMNPASLTKMMTSYVIGQEIESGNISMDDDVVISKNAWAKNFPGSSKMFIEVGSTVKVRELNKGIIIQSGNDACVAMAEHVAGSEDAFVDLMNAWAKTLNLKNTHFANVHGLDRDDLYSTPYDMALIGQALIRDVPEEYRVYSEKSFTYNGITQYNRNGLLWDKSMNVDGIKTGHTNGAGFNLVSSATEGKMRLVAVVMGTKSGNARKAESKKLLNYGFRFFETVSPHKANETFVTEKVWMGSTDEVALGVAEDTYVTLPRGQAKKMTASFVLEKTLEAPIYKGDVVGKLYYQIDGEDIAEYPLLALNDVEEGGIFSRLIDYIVLMFKGWLS; encoded by the coding sequence ATGAAAAATTCAGCGAAACAGTTAAAACGACTTATCTTATCGAGCTTTATTTTAGGCTCTACCGTTGCTGTAGCAGCACCTGCGGTTATTCCAAATGCACCGCAAATCGCAGCTAAAGGCTACGTATTAATGGACTATCATTCAGGCAAAGTATTGGCTGAAAAAGATATGAACGTTCGTATGAACCCTGCAAGCTTAACTAAAATGATGACAAGTTATGTTATCGGTCAAGAAATTGAAAGTGGCAACATTTCAATGGATGACGATGTAGTTATCAGCAAAAATGCTTGGGCTAAAAACTTCCCTGGTTCATCAAAAATGTTCATTGAAGTGGGTAGTACTGTAAAAGTTCGTGAACTTAATAAAGGTATTATCATTCAATCAGGTAACGATGCTTGTGTTGCTATGGCTGAACACGTAGCCGGCTCTGAAGATGCATTCGTTGACCTAATGAACGCGTGGGCAAAAACATTAAATCTGAAAAACACACACTTTGCTAACGTTCATGGTCTTGATCGTGATGACCTATACTCAACGCCTTATGATATGGCATTGATTGGTCAAGCATTAATCCGAGATGTACCTGAAGAATATCGCGTATATTCTGAAAAATCATTCACTTACAACGGTATCACTCAATACAACCGAAATGGTCTATTGTGGGATAAAAGCATGAACGTTGATGGCATTAAAACAGGCCATACAAACGGTGCTGGTTTTAACCTAGTAAGTTCAGCAACTGAAGGAAAAATGCGTTTAGTTGCCGTTGTTATGGGAACTAAATCTGGTAATGCGCGTAAAGCTGAAAGTAAAAAGTTACTGAATTACGGTTTCCGTTTCTTTGAAACTGTTTCTCCACATAAAGCTAATGAAACATTCGTAACTGAAAAAGTATGGATGGGTAGCACTGACGAAGTTGCTTTAGGTGTTGCAGAAGACACGTATGTTACTTTACCACGTGGCCAAGCTAAGAAAATGACAGCAAGCTTTGTATTAGAAAAAACGCTTGAAGCACCTATCTACAAAGGTGATGTTGTTGGTAAGCTTTACTACCAAATCGATGGTGAAGACATTGCTGAATACCCACTATTAGCTCTAAATGATGTTGAAGAAGGTGGCATCTTTAGCCGTCTTATCGATTACATTGTTCTAATGTTTAAAGGCTGGTTAAGCTAA